Proteins from a single region of Runella sp. SP2:
- a CDS encoding RNA polymerase sigma factor has translation MTEVHQLAEHLFRHESGKMLAVLTRLFGFPNYDTARDVVQDTLLAAMQHWKVHGIPDNPTGWLYATAKNKVLDRLRRERLHDELSVHLSHQLQSEQAMQQHIDQLFLEHEIEDSQLRMMFACCHPSLPPEAQITLILRTLCGLSIPEIAKAFLSNDETINKRLYRIKDKIRSTPIDLDVPTGNELLPRLDAILKAIYLLFNEGYTSQSPDLLIRKDLCEEALRLGTLLYQHRYTALPKTAALLSLMYFQASRFEARQDEEGNIVLLAHQNRQKWHPQLIKQGIYYLDEASRGDEISSYHLEAAIASYHARAETFEKTNWQAITYLYRLLEQINPSSMVQFNKAIAIGFADGPQRGIDALLPLTNLAKNQYYQVALGDFYAQLSQKATAKAHYETAIQLTTSKAEWQLIWKKIEAL, from the coding sequence TCCCAATTACGACACCGCCCGCGATGTCGTGCAAGATACCCTATTGGCAGCCATGCAACACTGGAAAGTTCACGGCATTCCCGACAACCCCACGGGCTGGTTGTACGCAACGGCCAAAAACAAAGTGCTTGACCGCCTCCGTCGCGAACGCCTGCACGATGAACTCAGTGTGCATTTATCTCATCAACTTCAATCGGAACAAGCCATGCAACAGCATATCGACCAGCTTTTTTTGGAGCACGAAATCGAAGACAGTCAGCTTCGAATGATGTTTGCTTGCTGTCATCCTAGCTTACCTCCCGAAGCGCAAATCACACTTATTTTAAGAACCTTGTGCGGCCTGAGCATTCCCGAAATCGCCAAAGCCTTTTTGTCGAACGACGAAACCATCAACAAACGACTGTATCGGATCAAAGACAAAATTCGTAGTACGCCCATTGACTTGGACGTCCCGACGGGCAACGAACTTCTACCGCGTTTGGACGCTATTTTAAAGGCTATTTATCTACTTTTCAACGAAGGATATACTTCTCAATCGCCCGACCTACTCATCCGAAAAGACCTGTGCGAAGAAGCCCTGCGTTTGGGGACGTTGTTGTACCAACATCGTTACACGGCTTTACCCAAAACGGCGGCGTTGTTGTCGCTGATGTATTTTCAAGCCTCCCGCTTTGAGGCGCGCCAGGATGAAGAAGGAAATATTGTGCTGCTGGCGCACCAAAATCGCCAAAAATGGCATCCTCAGCTTATTAAACAGGGTATTTACTACCTTGATGAAGCCTCGCGCGGCGACGAAATCAGTTCGTATCACCTCGAAGCGGCCATTGCCAGCTACCACGCCCGCGCCGAGACGTTTGAAAAAACCAATTGGCAAGCCATTACGTATTTGTATCGGTTGCTGGAACAAATCAACCCCAGCAGTATGGTGCAGTTTAACAAGGCCATCGCGATTGGGTTCGCCGACGGCCCGCAGCGCGGTATTGATGCCTTATTACCACTGACAAATTTGGCCAAAAACCAGTACTACCAAGTAGCTTTGGGGGATTTTTACGCCCAACTTTCCCAAAAAGCCACCGCCAAAGCCCATTACGAAACCGCCATCCAACTCACGACCTCGAAAGCTGAATGGCAGTTGATTTGGAAAAAGATAGA